A single Campylobacter hyointestinalis subsp. hyointestinalis DNA region contains:
- the fdh3B gene encoding formate dehydrogenase FDH3 subunit beta — MARMKFYVDKNRCISCFACQVACSSAHEVPVGINRRKVITLNDGVEGKEVSSTIACQHCTDAPCAQVCPVQCFYIREDGIVLHDKHKCIGCGYCLYACPFGAPQFPRDGAFGIKGEMDKCTMCAGGPEETNSEAERHLYGQNRIAEGKVPMCAAVCSTNALLVGDATEVSNIYRKRVLIKNANI; from the coding sequence ATGGCAAGAATGAAATTTTATGTAGATAAAAACAGATGTATAAGCTGTTTTGCGTGTCAAGTTGCTTGTAGTTCAGCTCATGAAGTTCCAGTCGGAATAAACCGCCGCAAAGTCATCACTTTAAATGATGGTGTGGAAGGCAAAGAAGTATCTAGCACTATCGCGTGTCAGCACTGCACTGACGCACCTTGTGCTCAAGTATGTCCGGTACAATGCTTTTACATAAGAGAAGACGGCATAGTTTTACACGACAAACATAAGTGTATAGGTTGCGGATACTGCTTATACGCTTGCCCTTTCGGTGCTCCTCAGTTTCCAAGAGACGGAGCGTTTGGCATCAAAGGTGAGATGGATAAATGTACTATGTGTGCAGGTGGTCCAGAAGAGACAAACAGCGAAGCTGAGCGTCATCTTTATGGTCAAAACCGAATTGCTGAAGGTAAGGTGCCTATGTGTGCCGCAGTTTGTTCTACAAATGCTCTTTTGGTTGGTGATGCGACTGAAGTTTCAAATATTTATCGCAAAAGAGTGCTTATCAAAAACGCAAACATCTAA